One bacterium genomic window carries:
- a CDS encoding type II secretion system F family protein codes for MLFVALMTLGITVLIYLVYLIIDRTYFQRIRVRQRMAYLKGKFVLPADEEADAVVSEEERFPTLAKFIAGKTYTDRLLMQLLRSGVKLRPSEYVGFVFGLALFLALLSTLFTRNIGAQLLGIFVGLVCPYYYLKAMEARRLVTFNRQIPDALSLMSSAIRSGFSFQRAMMLVAEELPDPIAEEFRRFNNETSVGLQTDTALLRMGTRVPSYDLQLVITAIIIQQQTGGNLSEIIDKISETIRERIRIEGEVAALTAEGKISGAVLVLLPIGLAVVISLVNPSYLKPLLTDPLGNMIILIAIGMQVLGAIIINKMLVLDF; via the coding sequence ATGCTATTTGTTGCCTTAATGACCCTAGGTATAACCGTTCTGATATATCTCGTTTATCTCATTATTGATCGCACGTATTTTCAACGGATTCGAGTACGACAACGAATGGCTTACTTAAAGGGCAAGTTTGTCCTGCCGGCTGATGAAGAAGCAGATGCGGTGGTCTCTGAAGAGGAAAGGTTTCCCACCTTAGCCAAGTTTATTGCCGGCAAGACATATACCGATAGACTTCTTATGCAGTTATTGCGGTCAGGGGTGAAGCTACGTCCGAGCGAATATGTGGGTTTCGTGTTCGGCTTAGCACTGTTCCTAGCGTTATTGTCTACATTGTTCACTAGGAATATCGGAGCACAATTACTTGGTATATTTGTTGGTTTGGTATGTCCTTACTATTATTTGAAAGCAATGGAAGCGCGGCGTTTGGTGACATTCAACCGGCAGATCCCAGATGCTTTATCACTGATGAGTTCAGCTATCCGTAGCGGTTTCAGCTTCCAAAGAGCGATGATGTTGGTTGCTGAGGAGTTACCAGATCCAATAGCGGAAGAATTTCGCCGCTTTAACAACGAAACGAGTGTTGGTCTCCAAACTGATACAGCCCTTTTGCGTATGGGAACAAGAGTTCCAAGCTACGATTTGCAGTTAGTGATTACGGCAATTATTATCCAACAGCAGACCGGCGGCAATTTGTCCGAAATAATTGACAAGATTTCTGAAACAATACGCGAGAGGATTCGCATAGAGGGGGAGGTAGCAGCACTTACTGCTGAGGGTAAGATATCGGGCGCAGTTTTGGTACTGCTACCGATTGGTCTGGCAGTTGTCATTTCCCTTGTAAATCCGAGTTACCTCAAGCCGCTTCTCACCGATCCCCTCGGAAATATGATCATCCTAATTGCTATCGGTATGCAGGTGCTAGGCGCTATCATTATTAATAAAATGTTGGTTTTGGACTTTTAG
- a CDS encoding type II secretion system F family protein → MTIIIFILCLTTVFLLVIGIAMKSEQAIINDRVNALRLSLDEDIRKVVPELATPFFGRFVGPALRKLMVGLSKLMPTNTASIAEKLEQAGHPWHLQPLEFIGIKALSVIVCMLAGIGIVILLNEPPLQKTVILICAFIIGYAIPDFVLHSAIQDRYRLIRKALPNSLDLLVVCAEAGVGFDAAMAKYVARTEGPLAYEFNRVLQDIAIGRSRVDAMKSMASRAKLPELITFTAAIRQADMLGASIVQVLRVQADNMRVSRNLRTRENAAKLPVKLLFPLIFCIFPAIFAVLLGPAVIQIGKALGIMGK, encoded by the coding sequence ATGACGATAATTATCTTCATCCTGTGTTTGACAACGGTTTTTTTGTTGGTTATTGGTATCGCAATGAAGAGCGAGCAAGCTATTATTAATGACAGGGTAAATGCTCTCAGATTATCTCTGGATGAGGACATCAGAAAGGTTGTACCTGAATTAGCCACTCCCTTTTTCGGACGCTTTGTAGGTCCTGCTCTACGGAAGTTGATGGTTGGTCTATCAAAACTCATGCCTACCAATACGGCATCCATCGCCGAAAAACTCGAGCAAGCGGGCCATCCTTGGCACTTACAGCCGCTTGAGTTCATAGGTATTAAAGCGTTATCAGTCATTGTGTGTATGCTTGCCGGTATAGGTATTGTTATTCTACTCAATGAGCCACCTTTGCAGAAGACTGTAATTTTGATATGCGCTTTCATAATCGGTTATGCTATTCCTGATTTTGTTCTGCATTCAGCTATTCAGGATCGCTACCGGTTAATTCGCAAGGCTCTTCCTAACAGTTTGGACCTATTGGTCGTATGTGCTGAGGCTGGGGTTGGTTTCGATGCTGCCATGGCAAAGTACGTAGCGCGCACAGAAGGCCCCTTGGCATATGAGTTCAATCGTGTGCTTCAGGATATTGCTATTGGGAGGTCGAGGGTTGATGCGATGAAGTCTATGGCTTCACGTGCCAAGCTTCCTGAATTAATCACTTTTACCGCTGCTATCAGACAAGCGGATATGCTTGGCGCAAGTATTGTGCAGGTGCTGCGGGTTCAAGCCGATAACATGCGTGTATCAAGAAACCTCCGAACCCGAGAAAATGCAGCCAAACTCCCCGTCAAATTACTTTTCCCATTAATTTTCTGTATATTTCCAGCTATTTTTGCTGTTCTACTAGGTCCAGCAGTAATCCAAATAGGCAAAGCCCTAGGCATAATGGGAAAGTGA